The Allorhodopirellula heiligendammensis DNA segment CGCTCCACCTGAATGCAGTCGACACCCAGCAGTTAACCCGTTGGATGAAAAGTGCGTTGGCGGCGGGCGTGCAGGCAGGGGAGAATCCATTCGGGGCGGCTATTTTCGCGGTCGACGGCACGCAGGTCGTTGCCGCTAATAATACTGTGAATTCGACGAATAATCCTGCGGCACACGCAGAGGTGAATGCGATTGCCGATGCCAGTCGTTCACTCGGGAGATCCGACCTGGGTGGATATTGGTTGCTAGCGACTGCGGAGCCTTGTCCGATGTGTCTTTCCGCTGCCGTGATTGCGGGAATTCGAAACATCGCCTTTGGTGCCAATCAAGTCGTTGTCAACGAAGCGGGCTATGGTGGATTGGGAATTTGCAGCCGAGAACTCGCTAACCAATTTAATTGTGAGATAGTGCTGCGAGGCTCAATTTTGGGTAACGATTGCGTGCGGTTCTTGCTCAACAATCGAAAGCCCAACTGAATGAGCGCCTTAACAGTCCGCCACGTGTCAGGCTAAGAGGGCTCCCCGAGACTTTGACGGTATCAGTCCGCTGGAGTGAGCAGTGGACGTCGTTGACGCGCACCAGCCGTCTCAGAGCATGAGCCGCCGCCAGGCCAGCGTCTATGAGCGTTAGCGTTTGGCGTCCTCGTCATCGATTAGCATCCGCACTGCGGGAGTATCAAGATCGTCATATTGACCGCTACGAATGCACAACACACAGGCGAGCAATCCGCCGCCGCCAAGGAGTAATGCGAGTGGAAGTGCGACATACAGAACGCTCACCGCAATGATTCCCGAGGGGCTGGAAGTGATTGGGACGGGTAGGTGGGCCACATCAATGTTACCGCCAGGACACTGACGCTGCTCAGAGGCATTAGGATTGCGGCGACGAGCGGACTGATTTTGCCGCTCATTGCCAATGCGACGGCGACTAGATTATACAGCAGGGAAACGGCGAGGGCAGTCCGAATTAGCCAGTCCGTACGCCTCGAGGCGTCAATGAGATCATCCACCCGGTGGAGGTGATCGTCGGCAATGAAGACAGGGGCGGCCTGCAGGCTCACCTCCACGCCCCCGCGGACGGCAATCCCCACGTCTGCGGCTGCCAGGGCAGCGGCATCGTTTGCCCCATCGCCAACCATGACGGTTGTTGGCACGTCCGCAGTCGTAAACCGCTTGTCGCCCCGCACCGCAGCTAGTTTTTCCTCAGGACTGAGGCCGCCAAAGGTGAGTTCTCGGTCTACCCCGAGGAGATCAGCGACATGATTAACGATTTCGGGATGATCGCCAGAGAGGATACCAACCTCCCAGCCACGTTGCCGCAATCGTGTCAGGGTCTCAGCGGCTTCCGGTTTGATTGCATCCGAGATCGCAACCACGGCCTCCACGATGCCGTCACGGGCAATGACAATCGGGCTGGCCGCCTGTCCGGTACAATCACCGATCGCGTCCAAGACAACCTGGCCCAATCCGAACCCTTGGTTTCGTAAAAACGATGGGCTACCGACCAGAATTTCACTCTCGTCAGCGTGCCCCAACACTCCTTGGCGATACACCGCATCGAGTTGGGCGTCAGGTAGCGTGTGGACGCCGGTGCGGCGTGCTAGCCGGACCAGTGCGGCAGCAACTGGATGCCGGCAATGCTGTTCCACCGCTGCAGCGGCAGCGATCACGTCGGACGCTCCCCATACAACCCACGCATCGGGCTGTCCCGTCGTCAGCGTTCCCGTCTTATCAAACCAGATACGTCCGCCTCGCGCGAGTTGTTGCAGGGTGGTGCCGTCGCGAATCAACACGCGGTGTTTGGCGGCACGGCCGAGAGAAACCGCAATCGCCAGTGGAGTGGCCAACGCCAATGCACAGGGGCACGCCACGATCAACAACGCCGTCGCATTGGATGCAGCCATCGCCCACCCCTGCGGTAGCCACCACAGAAACGTGACAATGGCCAGCAGCGTCACTGCCACGACAAACACGCCCCCGATCGAATCCGCAAACTGCACGATCGGAATTTTGTCACTCATGGCTTCCTCGACCGATTGCATCACACGACCGATGCGACTTTCGCGGCCAGTTGAGTGTACGCAAATATCAAGGGGCCGCTGCAGGTTCAGCGTACCGGCAGAAACCTCACCACCTTCGCAAATTTCAACCGGAACACTTTCACCGGTTAACAGGGACCGATCGAGTAGGGATTCGCCGTGGACAACTTCGCCATCGACAGGGATGCTTTCGCCCGCATCCACACGAACACAATCGCCACTCTTCAAAATATCCACCAATACCGTATCGATTGTGCCGTCGGAATTCACGCGAGCGGCATGTCGAGGCGTGATACGAAGTAACAGATCGACAGCCTTGGCGGCCCGATGCTGTTGATGAAACTGAATCCAACGACCAATCAACAGTAGGAACACGAGCACCGCGAGCGAATCAAAATACAATTGATTACCGCCCACAATCACATTGACAACTCCTGCCACCGTACCAACCGCCAAACCGAGAGCAACCGGGAGGTCCATATGCGGCACGCGTGACTTCAGCGATGCAAAAGCACCGACGAAAAACGTTCGTCCTGGGAACAGCACCGATGCGACGCCTAACAGGGTACCGGTCAACGCTAGAAAAGAGCGATGCTCGACCGCAACACTTTGCAGATCTCCTGCGTAGAGTGCCACCGCGATCCACATCGCGTTGGCTGCACAGAACCCCGCGACCGCAATGCGAATCAAATGACGTCGGTTCTCATTCTGAAAGTGAGAATCGCGCTCTGGTGAGAGTGGTGCAAGCTCGTAGCCTAGTCGGTCGAGCAAACGAGCAATCTGACTCAGCGCAGTTGTGGCTGGGTCGTACACAACTCTTACCGTATGATCGCTCATCTTGACTCGCGCCGCATTCCAACCCGGGGTGTGTCGTGCCGCATTCTCGATCAACCATGCACACGCGGCACAGTGCAGGCCATGCACTGCAAGCTCGCTGCACAGCAAACCGTCGTCAGTGCGTCGCGGCGTGGAAGTACCAAGAAACTCCTCGCTATCAAACCGATCATAGCGGTGCGATTTTTCATTAACGCGCGTCGCCGTTCCACGTCCAAGCTGATCACGCAGTCCGTAATAGGACTCCAAGCCCCAACCATGAATCAGCTCATAGGCACCGCGACAGCCGTTGCAGCAGAATATCTCTTCGGACGGTTGGTCAGGGTAGCTATCGGTTGGTTCACCGCAATGGATACAGGGCCGCGAAATGCGCGTTGGTGTAATGGCAGGAGATTGAGTTGGCGTCATAGTTTAAACATCAATCAGTCTGATGTGCTGGTACCCGCCGGCGGAGCGCTCCGCTGATCGACTGCGAACGGGAGCGATCCCGGTTCCCGCTGCCCCACGCCGCCATTACAGAATTCCGTGGGTATTTGACCATTTCGATCGCCCATGAGATCGAGGGAACCGCCCCCACCTAGATCCGACATCGAATTCAGGCCAGCGAAACCCCGTCCGGTTGCTGTGAACCCGCCAGCGACAATCAATAAAATGGCCGTAACGACAGGCACGACTTTCACGAACTCGCGTGAGAGCGTTTGTGTTCCTGCAATTAACGCGGTCAGTGCAGGCACTGTTCCTACCCAGAACGCCGCCATGGTGACACCACCCATCAGAACGCTACCTGTCCCCGCGGCAATCAACGCGAATAGGTACAACCAACCACAGGGTAACAGCGTTGTCAGCATACCCACCGCCAACGCTCGAGCACTGGCCGGCAACTGAAATACATAGGGCCGCAACTTAACGAGCAATCCACCAACTCGACTTGGCGCCGATGCCATTCTCCCCGCGCCTCGCATCGCCCACGCCAATCCCATGAGTCGCCAAGCCCCGATCAATACCATCAGCATGCCGACCACGCGGGCGGCAGCTAATTGAAACCCGAATGTTTGGCCACCGATATCAACGAGGCTACCGATCCCACCGGCAATCAAACCCGCGATCACGTAAGTGGTTAAGCGGCCGAAGTGGTAGAGCGACGTTGACCAAACGATTCGCCGTCGAGACGCACTTTCGCCCGCACCGCTGGCCCAGATCGCCAGCGGACCACACATCCCCACACAGTGCATACTGCCTAAGAGACTGGCGGTGACGACGGCGGTGACGAGCACAAGCATGGGGATCAACGCTTTAGTTCAGAACGCCTAAATCTCGCATCCAAGCCTCGGCGTACTGCGGCCATGACTCGGGAGCTCGCTCAGATCCCCGTAGTCCGTAGCCGTGGCCACCACTGGGAAATAGATGCATTTCTGCGGGGACCTGGGCGCGTTTCAAAGCAAGGTAATACATCAAAGTTCCCTCGACGTGGGTGCCATCATCCTCGGTCTGGAACAAGAACGTGGGGGGCGTTTTTTCGGTGACCTTCAGCTCTGGCGGCAACTCCAGCGCTTGCTTCTGGGCCAAATACGCAGGATAAATCAAAATCACAAAATCGGGCCGGCAACTCACTCGGTCGGCGTCATCGATTGGCTCATAGGTCCGCTTGTCGAATTGGGTGCTCGCAGCCGCCGACAGGTGGCCCCCTGCTGAAAAACCCAGCACACCAATCCGCTGCGGATCGAGATTCCATGAATCCGCCTGAGCACGAACCAATCCCAAGGCGCGCTGCAGGTCCTGCAGAGGTGCCGCGTGAGCAGGCAAGCCTTCACGCCGTGGCACACGATACTTCAGCAACACCGCGTTGACGCCAATCGAGTTGAGCCATTCACAGACTTCGGTGCCCTCCAAATCCATTGCGAGAATGTGATAGCCGCCGCCGGGGCATACAATTACAGTCGCCGCTGTCTCGGAGTTGTCGGAGGCACGATACAGCGTCATTGTTGGTTCGGAGACATTTCCCAGCCGGATGACGCGATTGGTCGTTTCCTCGGCGCTCGTCGTATCGTGTTCTTCACCAATATCACCTCGTTCTCCTGGGGCCCCATCGGGCCACAGCAATTGGGGTTCCGCTGCATTTGCAGCGATCGCCATCAGGCAGAATGCTAGGGTGCACGACGCGATCGGGCCAAGCCTCAACATAGTTTTCCTCGTGGGTTGCTAAACAGCAGTTCGCCGGTGTCTTCCGATCCGAACGCCGGCGTCCATTGTAGCGAAACATGTCCAGTCCGGCTCCAGGCCTAATCGAAATCGCCAGTCGAAAAGCGTTGGCAGGTGAGTCCGCGCGCTAGATACCCGTGAATAAACCACGACTTCCCCTCGTCCGGCGCTTACAACTGATCGATAGAGTCTCTGTTCCCGCTAAAACGAATCAAACTTTGCTCCACTGGCATGCTGAGCACGCTTGATCGTCCGCAACGGTGAGCACCGAATTTGGCTTTCCAGCAATGATGATCCGCTACTTTATCAGCGTTATGGCCGGACCGGTGGTCGGAATCAGTTCGACGGACTTGACCGAGGTCGTTCCAGGCGGAAGGTGAATACGGACGTGGATGACTTTTAACTCAATGGGGATGCGTGTCTCGATGGTTTGCCACTGGTCCGATTTCTCTGCGGCGAAGTTGACTCGATTGCCTTCGACGAAACTCTCGTCCATGGAGGTTCGCCAGGAGACACCGAGTGCCCCTGACGCTGTCGTCTTGACAACCATTCGGACGGAAACAGGGCCGGCCAAGTTTAAGCCGTTTCTGGTAATGAACGGTGCTTGTGGCGCATCGGGTCTGTGGGGTTCTAATCGCAATCCTTCTCTAGTGACTGTCATTTTGCCGCCTCGAATGGTCCACGGAGATGCGAGATTCTGCATCTCAGACTTGGACTCCGCCGAATCGGAGTTCGGCAGGAACTTCTTTGGTGCAGGTGATGCCGGTTTGCCGTCGAGATAGAAATCGAAATAGTCAGTTGCAGCCTTGGACATGTCACCGTTTGCCAGCCCGGGCGGATCAAGTTTACTGGCCCAATGCGATAGCTTCTCCCGCAGCCGATCAGCAATTTCGGGATGTTCATCCGCCAAATTATGTTGCTCTTCGAGGTCACTTTTTAAGTTGTACAGATACTCTCGATCGCCGCCGCGGAGCAGCTTCCAGTCACCCTCACGAATCGCCGACTGGGCAGACCAACGCCAAGCGAGAAACTCATGGGGGGCTTCCTTCCTTGCACCGGTAAAGTACGGAATTAAATTAACTCCGTCGAAGTCCTCTGGCTTTGACTCGAGCATGGCGAGCTCAGCGGAGGTCGCAGCGACATCGAGCGCGCTCACCGGGTGTTCGAATACGAGTCCGGCTGGAATCGTTCCCGGCCAGCAGGCGACGAACGGGACATGCATGCCGCCTTCAGAGAGCATGCCTTTTTCGCCGTTGAGTGGATCATTCAGAGATCCATCCCAACCGGGGCCGCCTCCGGGGGCGTCAAGTTTATGAATTTTCAACGGCGCCCCGTTATCACCGATGTAGAAGATCAATGTATTTTCTCTCAAGCGGTGTTGGGCCAGCGTGCGAGTGATCAATCCGACCCCATCATCGACGGCTGACAACATGGCGAGTGCTTGCCGTCGCCGTTCAGGCATTTCGCCGGGAAATCGATCGAGATACTGTTGCGGGGCGTCCAAGGGCACGTGTGGCGCGCGGTACGCGACGTATAGGAAAAATGGATGATCCCGATAACGCTCGATGAGCGAAGCAGCGGCTTGGCTACATGCATCAATGTGGTACATCTGTTGCCGCTGAGTCGACAGTTCTCGATCGCTACCATCAAGATTGATGTTGGCGACGAAGGGCCCGCCAGAGTTCTGGTTGAAAACATGCTTGAACCCGTGTTCGACAATTTGCGACCCTGGGCCAAGGTGCCACTTTCCAAATTGAGCGGTGATGTATCCCGCTTTCTGCAGACGTTCAGCGATTGTCAGTTCGCGATCAAAACCCGCAAGCGAGTGGCCGTTGGACTCAACGCCGAACTTGGATTGAAACTTACCAACTAACAATCCTGCTCTGGACGGCACACATTGCGGCGCGGTGCTATAGCCATGCCGCGCGAGCACACCGGTTCTTGCCAAGGCGTCGACGTTGGGTGTACTGATGTCATCAATCACTCCTTGGCAGGACATATCCGCGTAGCCGTGGTCATCAGTGTAAAACACGATAATGTTTGGCCGCTCAACCTTGGCTGCAGCGTTAGAAACCGTCGCCAGCGAGAGGCCGATAACCAGGCATACTCTGAATGTCGTTGTCGATTGCATCATTGCATTCAGAAGGTGTTCAAGTTTGTATCGAATTCAGGACAGATAGTGATTGTAGACTCAGTCAGAGCGCGTGGGGTGGTGCGTCCGCTCATGGTGCCGGTGCCGAAGTTATGGTCCATCCGGGTTTGTGGTGGGTTTCGCAGCGGTGAGCTAGGTGTGCGAGATTTTCAAGGCATGGCGGCGGCGTCAGAAATTTTTGTCACGCTGATGCAACTGTGGTAGGATCGCTTCGCCCGGAGAAGCGGAAGCAAACTCTGCTGTCAAGGAATTTCCTACCCAGCGAGTTCATTGGGGATCACGTGAGATGCCCAGTTCCGCAAGTCGTCGAAATCGCTCAATTTATCAAACTGCCGCCAACGGCTACCGCACAATTTTGGTACGCACGTCGACAAACTCCATCCCCGCCCGGACAGCGGCCTCGAATCCTAAAGGTGAATCTTCGAACACGAGACAGCGTGCTGGCGACACGTCGAGCAGCTCAGCAGCCCGCAAAAACGCATCCGGCTCAGGCTTATGGCCAACCGTGTCCTCACTCGTGACAACCGCAGTAAACCAATCGGCGATCCCAAGTTGCTGCAACTGCCGTGAGACGATGGGACGAATACCACCACTGGCGACAGCCATCGCCAGTCGCCCGCGATGTCGTGCCGCAACTTCACAAACGATTTCGAGCGGTTGCAACTCATCCATCAATGTCTCAAAGGCATTTTCCTTTGCCGTTGCAGTCGCGTCGATATCGACACGGACGCCCTGTTCATCGCACAAGAGCGAAATGATTTTTTCCGTGGGCATACCGCCCATCGAGTAGAACCGCTCTTCGGTGAACTCGACCCCACGTTGCGACATCGTATCCCGCCACGCGACATAGTGCAGAGGCATGGAATCAGAGAGAGTGCCGTCGCAATCGAAAATTAAACCGTCGAAACGGTCGGCAAGATCGTCATCCCACCACTGCAAATCGGTGTATTCGTTCAAGTATTCATCTCCCTGGCCGCGGCCATATTGTGTTGACGAGTGCATTCAATGCTACATTGGCGACCGGGACATATACGACCTGCACCGTCGATAAAGATCCACCCGACCAAGAGATCCATCCCATTGCCAGGATAAAGCGGGTATTCACGCGTCAGGCGAGCTCATTGTGGCAGCGCAGCCGATTCGAGCAAGCTACTGATAAGCGGCAGCAACTGTTTCTTGCGACTGACGACGTTATCGAGTTTGTAAAGCATATCCTCGAGTTGCGGATAATTGATCTCATCCCAACCGTCCGGCTCGCGGCTCATCAATAGCAAACTTCCATTACTGGAAATGTCGGTAACCATCAGAGCGGAGAAGTCGAGCGAATTCTCCGATGCCAATCCCTCGAGCGCCTTTGCCAATTCGCTCTGACGCTGCCAGAACAGATCGAAGCCGATTTCTTCAATTTGCGAGATCGAAAACCGCTTTCCGCCTTCCTCGAACTGCTTGCAATCCTCTCGCACGACCTTATCGGG contains these protein-coding regions:
- a CDS encoding nucleoside deaminase encodes the protein MIRDHTLHLNAVDTQQLTRWMKSALAAGVQAGENPFGAAIFAVDGTQVVAANNTVNSTNNPAAHAEVNAIADASRSLGRSDLGGYWLLATAEPCPMCLSAAVIAGIRNIAFGANQVVVNEAGYGGLGICSRELANQFNCEIVLRGSILGNDCVRFLLNNRKPN
- the ccoS gene encoding cbb3-type cytochrome oxidase assembly protein CcoS, which codes for MSVLYVALPLALLLGGGGLLACVLCIRSGQYDDLDTPAVRMLIDDEDAKR
- a CDS encoding heavy metal translocating P-type ATPase, with product MTPTQSPAITPTRISRPCIHCGEPTDSYPDQPSEEIFCCNGCRGAYELIHGWGLESYYGLRDQLGRGTATRVNEKSHRYDRFDSEEFLGTSTPRRTDDGLLCSELAVHGLHCAACAWLIENAARHTPGWNAARVKMSDHTVRVVYDPATTALSQIARLLDRLGYELAPLSPERDSHFQNENRRHLIRIAVAGFCAANAMWIAVALYAGDLQSVAVEHRSFLALTGTLLGVASVLFPGRTFFVGAFASLKSRVPHMDLPVALGLAVGTVAGVVNVIVGGNQLYFDSLAVLVFLLLIGRWIQFHQQHRAAKAVDLLLRITPRHAARVNSDGTIDTVLVDILKSGDCVRVDAGESIPVDGEVVHGESLLDRSLLTGESVPVEICEGGEVSAGTLNLQRPLDICVHSTGRESRIGRVMQSVEEAMSDKIPIVQFADSIGGVFVVAVTLLAIVTFLWWLPQGWAMAASNATALLIVACPCALALATPLAIAVSLGRAAKHRVLIRDGTTLQQLARGGRIWFDKTGTLTTGQPDAWVVWGASDVIAAAAAVEQHCRHPVAAALVRLARRTGVHTLPDAQLDAVYRQGVLGHADESEILVGSPSFLRNQGFGLGQVVLDAIGDCTGQAASPIVIARDGIVEAVVAISDAIKPEAAETLTRLRQRGWEVGILSGDHPEIVNHVADLLGVDRELTFGGLSPEEKLAAVRGDKRFTTADVPTTVMVGDGANDAAALAAADVGIAVRGGVEVSLQAAPVFIADDHLHRVDDLIDASRRTDWLIRTALAVSLLYNLVAVALAMSGKISPLVAAILMPLSSVSVLAVTLMWPTYPSQSLPAPRESLR
- a CDS encoding sulfite exporter TauE/SafE family protein: MLVLVTAVVTASLLGSMHCVGMCGPLAIWASGAGESASRRRIVWSTSLYHFGRLTTYVIAGLIAGGIGSLVDIGGQTFGFQLAAARVVGMLMVLIGAWRLMGLAWAMRGAGRMASAPSRVGGLLVKLRPYVFQLPASARALAVGMLTTLLPCGWLYLFALIAAGTGSVLMGGVTMAAFWVGTVPALTALIAGTQTLSREFVKVVPVVTAILLIVAGGFTATGRGFAGLNSMSDLGGGGSLDLMGDRNGQIPTEFCNGGVGQREPGSLPFAVDQRSAPPAGTSTSD
- a CDS encoding alpha/beta hydrolase, with the translated sequence MAIAANAAEPQLLWPDGAPGERGDIGEEHDTTSAEETTNRVIRLGNVSEPTMTLYRASDNSETAATVIVCPGGGYHILAMDLEGTEVCEWLNSIGVNAVLLKYRVPRREGLPAHAAPLQDLQRALGLVRAQADSWNLDPQRIGVLGFSAGGHLSAAASTQFDKRTYEPIDDADRVSCRPDFVILIYPAYLAQKQALELPPELKVTEKTPPTFLFQTEDDGTHVEGTLMYYLALKRAQVPAEMHLFPSGGHGYGLRGSERAPESWPQYAEAWMRDLGVLN
- a CDS encoding sulfatase family protein, with the translated sequence MMQSTTTFRVCLVIGLSLATVSNAAAKVERPNIIVFYTDDHGYADMSCQGVIDDISTPNVDALARTGVLARHGYSTAPQCVPSRAGLLVGKFQSKFGVESNGHSLAGFDRELTIAERLQKAGYITAQFGKWHLGPGSQIVEHGFKHVFNQNSGGPFVANINLDGSDRELSTQRQQMYHIDACSQAAASLIERYRDHPFFLYVAYRAPHVPLDAPQQYLDRFPGEMPERRRQALAMLSAVDDGVGLITRTLAQHRLRENTLIFYIGDNGAPLKIHKLDAPGGGPGWDGSLNDPLNGEKGMLSEGGMHVPFVACWPGTIPAGLVFEHPVSALDVAATSAELAMLESKPEDFDGVNLIPYFTGARKEAPHEFLAWRWSAQSAIREGDWKLLRGGDREYLYNLKSDLEEQHNLADEHPEIADRLREKLSHWASKLDPPGLANGDMSKAATDYFDFYLDGKPASPAPKKFLPNSDSAESKSEMQNLASPWTIRGGKMTVTREGLRLEPHRPDAPQAPFITRNGLNLAGPVSVRMVVKTTASGALGVSWRTSMDESFVEGNRVNFAAEKSDQWQTIETRIPIELKVIHVRIHLPPGTTSVKSVELIPTTGPAITLIK
- a CDS encoding HAD family hydrolase — its product is MHSSTQYGRGQGDEYLNEYTDLQWWDDDLADRFDGLIFDCDGTLSDSMPLHYVAWRDTMSQRGVEFTEERFYSMGGMPTEKIISLLCDEQGVRVDIDATATAKENAFETLMDELQPLEIVCEVAARHRGRLAMAVASGGIRPIVSRQLQQLGIADWFTAVVTSEDTVGHKPEPDAFLRAAELLDVSPARCLVFEDSPLGFEAAVRAGMEFVDVRTKIVR